In Candidatus Babeliales bacterium, one DNA window encodes the following:
- a CDS encoding Fic family protein produces MEYEKLTHKKQKLDSLRPLPKDLIKNLTAWFRVELTYSSNALEGNTLTRQETALVIEKGITIGGKRLEEHLEATNHAKAFDWVLQFVQGNPTSITEKDIVTIHDIVLKGIDDDNAGHYRAIAVRISGSMTILPNYAKVPDLMAEYIVWLNTADLHPVVLAAQAHYKLVTIHPFVDGNGRTARLLMNLILMMHGYPPAVISVDDRLAYLKALEKAQTGGSQDDYLQLIARAVDHSLDIYLDALGV; encoded by the coding sequence ATGGAATACGAAAAACTTACCCATAAAAAACAAAAACTGGATTCATTACGTCCGCTGCCAAAAGATTTAATAAAAAATCTAACTGCATGGTTTCGGGTTGAGCTTACCTATTCAAGTAATGCGCTTGAAGGTAATACTCTTACGCGTCAAGAGACCGCGTTAGTTATCGAAAAAGGGATAACGATTGGTGGAAAAAGATTAGAGGAGCATTTGGAAGCCACTAATCATGCAAAAGCATTTGACTGGGTTCTACAGTTTGTGCAGGGTAATCCAACATCTATTACTGAAAAAGATATTGTTACTATTCACGATATTGTTTTAAAAGGCATTGACGATGATAATGCAGGGCATTATCGAGCAATAGCGGTACGCATTTCCGGATCAATGACCATCTTGCCAAATTATGCTAAGGTTCCCGATTTAATGGCAGAATATATTGTATGGCTTAATACTGCCGATCTGCATCCCGTAGTGCTTGCGGCTCAAGCGCATTATAAGTTAGTAACGATTCATCCGTTTGTTGATGGTAACGGTCGAACAGCGCGATTATTGATGAACCTTATTTTGATGATGCATGGCTATCCTCCGGCGGTAATATCAGTTGATGACCGCCTTGCTTATTTAAAAGCATTGGAAAAAGCGCAAACTGGCGGTTCGCAAGATGATTATTTACAACTGATTGCGCGTGCTGTTGATCATTCACTTGATATATATTTAGATGCATTGGGTGTTTGA